Proteins from a single region of Chloroherpeton thalassium ATCC 35110:
- a CDS encoding Gp37 family protein, which translates to MTSFEQILIAIQADILTRLGERLQPLPLALKRTADEVLLENETWTDADGLVIVRYAGSTYGQVTAPGLTLQERELLFDVSVLCQNLTGENPEDLALGYVGQVITALAGFVPTDCTDALRVVRDEFAQADAAAHKFHYRIRFACPALLIQTYDTEELHLLKTTDIQDLTIAST; encoded by the coding sequence ATGACGAGTTTTGAACAAATTTTAATCGCCATTCAGGCCGACATTCTCACAAGGCTTGGCGAACGGCTTCAGCCGTTGCCGCTTGCTCTGAAGCGCACCGCCGATGAGGTTTTGCTGGAAAACGAGACTTGGACGGACGCGGACGGCCTTGTCATTGTGCGCTACGCCGGCAGCACCTACGGCCAAGTCACCGCGCCCGGCTTAACGCTTCAAGAGCGCGAACTGCTCTTCGATGTCTCCGTGCTTTGCCAAAACTTGACCGGCGAAAATCCTGAGGATTTGGCGTTAGGTTATGTCGGGCAAGTCATCACCGCGCTTGCGGGATTTGTGCCGACGGATTGCACGGACGCCCTGCGCGTGGTTCGCGATGAATTTGCGCAAGCCGATGCGGCGGCGCACAAATTCCACTATCGCATTCGCTTCGCCTGCCCCGCCTTGTTGATTCAAACGTACGATACCGAAGAATTGCATCTGCTTAAAACAACGGACATTCAAGATTTAACAATAGCCTCAACCTAA
- a CDS encoding phage tail assembly protein, translating into MKIEIKKKKSASFTNVELAEPTVGDLVNAERIAGKIDSIDGVLALLATIGTFDGKKLTLEELKGLSTKDFFELSTALKDTGMGELAEQLSSSLEKDDSLTKTS; encoded by the coding sequence ATGAAAATTGAAATTAAAAAGAAGAAATCCGCAAGCTTTACGAACGTAGAGCTTGCGGAGCCGACGGTCGGCGATTTGGTCAATGCCGAGCGCATTGCAGGCAAAATCGACAGCATCGACGGCGTCTTGGCCTTGCTGGCCACCATCGGCACATTTGACGGCAAAAAACTCACGTTGGAAGAGTTGAAAGGGCTTTCAACGAAAGATTTTTTCGAGCTTTCCACCGCCTTAAAAGATACCGGTATGGGGGAATTGGCCGAGCAGCTTTCTTCCTCATTAGAGAAGGACGATTCGCTTACCAAGACGTCTTAA
- a CDS encoding Mor transcription activator family protein — MISLDDIPAGDMRFIAEHLGIAVALGLMKLMGGEKLYVPKKCFHRLYIRQKFKGDNVKALARELGLSERTVQRYVKDLFITPKSLSQLEIFDNATKEAS, encoded by the coding sequence ATGATTTCGTTAGATGATATTCCGGCGGGCGACATGCGCTTCATCGCCGAGCATCTCGGCATCGCTGTGGCGTTAGGCTTGATGAAACTCATGGGCGGCGAAAAGCTTTATGTCCCGAAAAAATGTTTTCATCGGCTCTACATTCGCCAAAAGTTCAAGGGCGACAATGTCAAAGCGTTGGCGCGGGAGTTGGGACTTTCGGAGCGCACCGTGCAGCGATATGTCAAAGACTTGTTCATCACGCCGAAGTCCTTGTCGCAACTTGAAATTTTTGACAACGCAACCAAAGAAGCCTCCTGA
- a CDS encoding baseplate J/gp47 family protein: MSEFSEPQFISTDADEVLTEMIQQYENMAGKTLNPAQPERLMLDLLAYRETLLRISIQEIAKQNLLAYALGDQLDFLAELVGVTRLEAQKAKTVLQFTNNSGVSVTFSERTQVSTASGEVVFETVEELTVQSGKSETVSAEALEVGTSYNYYVPGQINTLVQAMASLEVTNTQASYGGTDDESDEQLKERIRLAPSSFSSAGAREAYRYHALSVSQSILDVTVLSPSDDEALDEAVIPGIVAVYLLTNPPLESSSALLSEVEAYLSGDSIKAVCDTLWVRAAEAVQCSVSCEVDIEEGYLSDDVNSEVMAVLEAYAESLKAEFAKEAIQSEMIALIHDVEGVVSVSLDLKNEAEEEVETISLKRFQFANLAITSVTVL, encoded by the coding sequence ATGTCTGAATTTTCCGAGCCGCAATTCATTTCTACCGACGCCGACGAGGTGCTCACCGAAATGATTCAACAATACGAAAACATGGCAGGGAAAACCTTAAACCCCGCGCAGCCGGAGCGATTGATGCTCGATTTGCTCGCCTACCGCGAAACCTTGCTTCGCATTTCCATTCAGGAAATTGCCAAGCAAAACTTGCTTGCTTATGCCTTAGGCGATCAGTTGGACTTTTTGGCCGAACTGGTCGGCGTTACCCGGCTTGAGGCGCAAAAAGCCAAAACCGTGCTTCAGTTTACAAACAATTCCGGCGTTTCCGTCACGTTTTCCGAACGGACGCAAGTCAGCACGGCAAGCGGTGAGGTCGTCTTCGAGACCGTAGAAGAACTCACCGTGCAATCTGGCAAAAGCGAAACGGTAAGCGCCGAAGCGTTGGAAGTGGGAACAAGCTACAACTATTATGTCCCGGGGCAGATTAACACCTTAGTTCAAGCAATGGCGAGCCTTGAGGTGACGAACACGCAGGCAAGCTACGGCGGCACGGACGATGAATCCGACGAGCAGCTTAAAGAACGAATTCGCTTGGCACCAAGCAGTTTTTCAAGCGCCGGCGCTCGTGAGGCCTACCGCTATCATGCGCTTAGCGTCAGCCAAAGCATTTTAGATGTGACGGTGCTTTCCCCCAGCGATGACGAAGCGCTCGATGAGGCGGTGATTCCTGGCATTGTGGCCGTCTATCTCTTAACCAATCCTCCATTGGAATCAAGCAGTGCATTGCTTTCGGAGGTCGAAGCCTATCTATCGGGCGATAGCATCAAAGCGGTTTGCGATACGCTCTGGGTGCGTGCGGCTGAGGCCGTTCAATGTTCTGTGAGCTGCGAAGTCGACATCGAGGAGGGCTATTTGAGCGATGATGTCAACTCGGAAGTGATGGCCGTTTTGGAAGCCTATGCCGAAAGTTTAAAGGCCGAGTTCGCCAAAGAAGCCATTCAAAGCGAGATGATTGCCCTTATCCATGATGTGGAAGGGGTTGTGTCCGTGTCGCTTGATTTGAAGAATGAAGCGGAGGAAGAAGTGGAAACCATTTCGCTCAAGCGTTTTCAATTTGCCAATCTGGCCATCACAAGTGTAACCGTCCTATGA
- a CDS encoding S24 family peptidase — protein MEEMIGDRFKAVRKALMLNQDAFSKDIGISQSSLSEIENGKFSPGSDIILSLCRYFNIDSNWLLTGTGKMFLEKKPESENISEAGDEPSAADWQLQAEQAAKTAASRSESEALAGDVAALKKQVNELFGLVRGRMDVLEDAMVEIPVFMHRVSAGPAVASSSEIEEYIKLPTVLLKHPKRSYAVRASGNSMVGAGIHSGDLLIVDQEAAIKHKCIVIASINGEQTVKRLLIEDGELVLAPENSHYQSTPITKEMNFSILGVVMHIIRTVY, from the coding sequence ATGGAAGAGATGATTGGAGATCGTTTCAAAGCGGTCAGAAAAGCGCTGATGCTCAATCAGGATGCGTTTTCAAAGGATATTGGCATTTCGCAAAGCTCGCTTTCGGAAATCGAGAACGGAAAATTTTCGCCGGGCAGCGACATTATTTTATCGCTTTGCCGATATTTCAATATCGACAGCAACTGGCTGCTGACGGGAACAGGCAAGATGTTTCTGGAAAAAAAGCCCGAATCGGAAAATATTTCGGAGGCGGGCGACGAGCCGAGCGCGGCGGACTGGCAGCTTCAGGCCGAGCAAGCCGCAAAAACGGCAGCAAGCCGCAGCGAAAGCGAGGCGCTGGCCGGCGATGTGGCGGCGCTGAAAAAGCAGGTCAATGAGCTTTTCGGGCTGGTGCGCGGCAGGATGGATGTGCTGGAAGACGCGATGGTTGAAATTCCGGTGTTTATGCACCGTGTGTCGGCGGGACCGGCGGTGGCGTCCTCATCGGAAATTGAGGAATATATTAAGTTACCGACCGTGCTGCTGAAGCATCCGAAGCGCAGCTACGCGGTGCGGGCGAGCGGCAACAGCATGGTCGGCGCGGGCATCCATTCCGGTGACCTTTTGATTGTGGATCAGGAAGCGGCCATCAAGCACAAGTGCATCGTGATTGCGAGCATCAACGGCGAGCAGACGGTCAAGCGCCTGCTGATCGAAGACGGCGAGCTGGTGCTTGCGCCGGAAAACAGCCACTACCAATCAACGCCCATCACCAAAGAGATGAATTTCAGCATTTTGGGCGTGGTAATGCACATCATTCGCACGGTTTACTAA
- a CDS encoding phage major tail tube protein, which yields MESVAINRITNAKVYIDGNILLGQVEEFDLPDVKFKFSDYKALGMTGSAEFFEGLEKLEARLKFNALYKDVWAKAAEPGKVVNLMMHAQQQEFLSSGRAEPKPVVIHVSGAFKNVPLGKFKQQEPIDVEMNMAIYYVHLLLDGQSVMEIDILSNIYKVNGTAVTSI from the coding sequence ATGGAATCAGTGGCAATTAACCGCATTACCAATGCGAAGGTCTATATCGACGGCAATATTTTGCTCGGCCAAGTCGAGGAGTTTGATTTGCCGGACGTCAAGTTCAAGTTTTCCGATTACAAGGCGCTTGGCATGACAGGCAGCGCCGAGTTCTTCGAAGGCCTTGAAAAGCTTGAGGCGCGCTTGAAATTCAATGCGCTCTACAAAGATGTTTGGGCAAAAGCCGCCGAGCCGGGCAAGGTGGTCAATTTGATGATGCACGCTCAGCAGCAAGAATTTCTCTCAAGCGGCAGAGCCGAACCCAAGCCGGTGGTGATTCATGTCTCCGGCGCGTTCAAAAATGTGCCGCTCGGCAAGTTCAAGCAGCAAGAGCCGATCGATGTCGAAATGAACATGGCGATTTACTATGTGCACTTGCTCCTCGATGGCCAGTCCGTCATGGAAATCGATATTCTTTCAAACATCTATAAAGTGAACGGCACTGCCGTCACGTCTATCTAA
- a CDS encoding AAA family ATPase, with protein MKTSHQEIIQEPRARFAFTETSVWRKFYEAARLCHLYGEIGRVTGPSGVGKTTAVNEYKRRDDSAIVIRAHHRYSTREVFVDLCEACHIEPKGTVHRMMRELVTKLHHSARLLILDEAEHLSPSTLDEVRQLNDRAGIGILYVGIDRFRSRLQSLRGDYEYIVNRVKVPASLRKLTLGDAASLCRTVIPELSDECVKLYHRESGGDGRFMENHVFKSLIAARHSSVPVGSEAFAEIIAQTADILLERGGRK; from the coding sequence ATGAAGACAAGCCATCAAGAAATTATCCAAGAGCCGCGAGCGCGGTTTGCTTTTACGGAGACATCGGTTTGGCGAAAGTTCTACGAGGCCGCCCGCCTGTGTCACCTTTACGGCGAAATTGGGCGGGTGACGGGGCCGAGCGGCGTCGGCAAAACCACCGCCGTCAATGAATACAAGCGGCGCGACGACTCCGCCATCGTGATTCGGGCGCATCATCGCTATTCCACGCGCGAAGTCTTCGTCGACCTCTGCGAAGCCTGCCACATCGAGCCGAAAGGCACGGTGCATCGCATGATGCGCGAACTCGTCACGAAGCTTCACCATTCGGCGCGGCTGCTCATTTTGGACGAGGCCGAGCATTTAAGCCCAAGCACGCTGGACGAGGTGCGCCAACTCAACGACCGCGCGGGCATCGGCATTTTGTATGTCGGCATCGATCGGTTTCGTTCGCGCCTGCAATCGCTGCGCGGCGATTACGAGTACATCGTCAATCGCGTGAAAGTCCCGGCCTCGCTGCGCAAGCTCACGCTCGGCGACGCGGCCAGCCTCTGCCGAACCGTCATTCCCGAGCTGTCCGACGAGTGCGTCAAGCTGTATCACCGCGAATCCGGCGGCGACGGGCGCTTCATGGAAAATCATGTGTTCAAATCGTTGATTGCGGCGCGGCATTCGTCCGTGCCGGTCGGCTCGGAAGCGTTCGCAGAAATCATCGCACAAACCGCCGACATTCTGCTCGAACGCGGCGGGCGCAAATAA
- a CDS encoding DNA-binding domain-containing protein, translated as MTATRKLRAEVVDLVQPIDNLLDNPKTAVVEPDNCLQNQALSESDVFLSVLEVANLLGCSKQAVQKKIRKGNFVTRIDEADKRKPVFVALSSLPASAREKWLRENTPPNDAEADTRRLDALSYQQAADYNRRKADKYALLFQATDGLKGAGLREAIQKWNAAHPEQKTSYPSLMRARKIFAEEGLSGLLGSYGKLRGTSKIDDPCWGEAMPPVYEFFKSAYLKRSQPKLEAVFAATLGFAKEHGFFEAVRQGRFPSRAAFLRKLKKEIGEAAICLHREGEEAYNRKYAHFLSRDYSAIRAGKVWVSDHRRLDQAWALADGRARRPWLTVWRDFKTGYWISWSLHFEDPNADHVIETFCEACLKIGVPEEIIIDNGKDYRVKDFAGGRRRFRPNYANQDAADYNYIRTQSRSLTAQLGVRVHFANPYGAQTKPIERDFLIFKEWMDKGMPGYTGGNPLERPERVEAQLDFERGEALVGYFIEEVLHQIKSQGKVLSGRSREAAWREEYDGAAAKWVTEDALRLYRYRISGEVTIKRNGVRDAALGDWYYAEWMDGHAGAKVYLRRSLKAWQEAWVFDAETDEYLGPATLGFWRVPALAESGLERKTVREKLAHKKRVKKTLKTLAGDGVEVSPEALLRYQSAGVQAGASLSETLAAEAQHANDKQQGKIKSIGQNGSAKIIHKTAMDEALSREREWRKTGTHDIACFSPATDEPPAKKRYSIFKCDLEDEE; from the coding sequence ATGACGGCGACCCGGAAACTTCGCGCTGAGGTTGTCGACCTCGTTCAACCGATCGACAACTTACTCGACAACCCGAAAACGGCGGTTGTCGAGCCGGATAACTGTTTGCAAAATCAAGCGTTATCCGAATCGGACGTATTTCTTTCCGTTTTGGAGGTCGCCAACCTTTTGGGCTGCTCGAAGCAAGCCGTTCAGAAAAAAATTCGCAAGGGCAATTTTGTCACGCGCATCGACGAGGCCGACAAGCGCAAGCCCGTGTTCGTCGCGCTCTCGTCCTTGCCTGCGAGCGCGCGGGAAAAATGGCTGCGCGAGAACACGCCGCCTAACGATGCCGAAGCCGACACCCGCCGCCTCGATGCGCTTTCCTATCAACAAGCTGCCGATTACAATCGCCGCAAGGCCGACAAATACGCCTTGCTTTTTCAGGCGACGGACGGCCTCAAGGGCGCCGGGCTTCGCGAGGCCATTCAAAAATGGAACGCCGCGCATCCCGAGCAAAAAACGTCCTACCCGAGCCTCATGCGGGCGCGAAAAATTTTCGCCGAAGAAGGTCTTTCGGGGCTGCTGGGCAGTTACGGAAAATTGCGAGGCACGTCAAAAATCGACGATCCTTGCTGGGGCGAGGCCATGCCGCCGGTGTATGAATTTTTCAAATCGGCTTATTTAAAACGCTCGCAGCCGAAGCTGGAGGCGGTTTTTGCCGCCACGCTCGGTTTTGCCAAAGAACACGGCTTTTTTGAGGCCGTTCGGCAGGGCAGATTTCCGAGCCGCGCCGCGTTTTTGCGCAAGTTGAAAAAGGAAATTGGTGAGGCTGCGATTTGTTTGCACCGTGAGGGAGAGGAAGCTTACAACCGCAAGTACGCGCATTTTCTCAGCCGCGACTATTCGGCGATTCGTGCGGGCAAGGTTTGGGTTTCCGATCATCGGCGGCTGGATCAGGCGTGGGCGCTTGCCGACGGTCGCGCCCGCCGCCCTTGGCTTACCGTTTGGCGCGATTTCAAAACCGGTTATTGGATTTCTTGGTCGCTACATTTTGAAGATCCTAACGCCGATCATGTCATCGAAACTTTTTGCGAGGCGTGCTTAAAAATTGGCGTGCCGGAGGAAATCATCATCGACAATGGCAAGGATTATCGCGTCAAGGATTTTGCGGGCGGGCGGCGACGCTTTCGCCCGAACTACGCCAATCAGGACGCGGCGGATTATAATTATATACGCACCCAATCGCGTTCCCTAACTGCGCAGCTCGGCGTTCGCGTTCATTTTGCCAATCCTTACGGTGCGCAGACCAAACCTATCGAACGCGATTTTCTCATTTTCAAAGAATGGATGGACAAAGGCATGCCGGGCTACACGGGCGGCAACCCGCTCGAGCGCCCCGAGCGCGTGGAGGCGCAGCTTGACTTTGAGCGCGGCGAGGCGCTTGTCGGCTATTTCATTGAAGAGGTGCTGCACCAAATCAAATCGCAAGGCAAGGTGCTGAGCGGGCGCTCGCGCGAGGCGGCGTGGCGCGAGGAATACGACGGCGCGGCGGCCAAGTGGGTCACAGAGGACGCGCTGCGGCTGTATCGCTATCGGATTTCGGGCGAAGTGACCATCAAGCGTAACGGCGTTAGGGATGCCGCTTTGGGCGATTGGTATTACGCCGAATGGATGGACGGCCACGCGGGCGCGAAGGTTTATCTGCGCCGCTCGCTCAAGGCGTGGCAAGAAGCGTGGGTGTTTGACGCCGAAACGGACGAATATCTCGGCCCGGCCACGCTCGGCTTCTGGCGCGTCCCGGCGCTCGCCGAAAGCGGGCTTGAGCGAAAAACCGTTAGGGAAAAACTGGCGCACAAAAAGCGCGTCAAAAAAACGCTCAAAACGCTGGCGGGCGACGGCGTTGAGGTTTCGCCCGAAGCGCTTTTGCGCTACCAATCGGCGGGCGTGCAAGCGGGCGCAAGCCTTTCGGAAACGCTCGCCGCCGAAGCGCAACATGCAAACGATAAGCAACAGGGCAAGATCAAATCCATCGGGCAAAACGGGTCGGCGAAAATTATTCACAAAACGGCGATGGACGAGGCGCTGAGCCGCGAGCGCGAATGGCGAAAAACCGGCACGCACGACATCGCCTGCTTTTCGCCCGCCACCGACGAGCCGCCCGCCAAAAAACGCTATTCAATTTTCAAATGCGATTTGGAGGACGAGGAATGA
- a CDS encoding M15 family metallopeptidase → MPKFSETSKARLAKCDARLQEIFYAVVTKADCSILEGHRNEQKQRMMLMQGRTKLAWPNSKHNRVPSLAVDVAPYPIIWDERERFIYFAGFVKGIAAAKGIGLRWGGDWDMDNSLKDNRFDDLVHFELIES, encoded by the coding sequence ATGCCAAAATTTTCAGAAACCTCGAAAGCGCGGCTCGCCAAGTGCGACGCCCGCTTGCAGGAAATTTTTTATGCCGTCGTCACAAAGGCGGATTGCAGCATTTTGGAAGGCCATCGCAATGAGCAAAAGCAGCGCATGATGCTCATGCAAGGCCGCACGAAGCTGGCTTGGCCAAACTCAAAGCACAACCGTGTGCCGAGCCTTGCGGTGGATGTGGCGCCCTATCCCATCATTTGGGACGAGCGCGAACGCTTCATCTACTTTGCCGGATTTGTCAAAGGCATTGCCGCCGCCAAAGGCATCGGCCTGCGCTGGGGCGGCGATTGGGACATGGACAACAGCCTCAAGGACAATCGCTTCGATGACCTTGTGCATTTTGAATTGATAGAATCATAA
- a CDS encoding 3TM-type holin translates to MSVLGFFNDAGAGLVAAIGKAVDAASTTDEERLQLKAQIEALVYDHSNRMAAELTERLKADMASDNWLAKSVRPLLLIGSFVLFFLASLADGNFGGFQIKDIYIPIYKEIMLTGVMFYFGSRGIEKISQIRKQ, encoded by the coding sequence ATGAGTGTATTGGGATTTTTCAATGATGCCGGCGCCGGGCTGGTCGCGGCCATCGGCAAAGCGGTGGATGCCGCCTCCACGACCGATGAGGAGCGATTGCAACTCAAGGCGCAAATCGAGGCGCTCGTTTATGACCATTCCAACCGAATGGCCGCCGAACTGACCGAACGCCTCAAGGCCGATATGGCCTCCGACAATTGGCTGGCCAAATCCGTTAGGCCGCTGCTCTTAATCGGCTCGTTCGTCTTGTTTTTCCTTGCGTCCCTCGCCGACGGCAACTTTGGCGGGTTTCAAATCAAAGACATTTACATCCCGATTTATAAAGAAATCATGCTCACCGGCGTCATGTTTTACTTCGGCAGTCGCGGCATCGAAAAAATCTCTCAAATCCGAAAGCAATGA
- a CDS encoding regulatory protein GemA has translation MNDAATTSQIKQIHILKKNLAISEENYRAFLSGFGVRSSKDLSYRGAGEVIRMLSAEQAKCSPNSPQNRDKLAASYGFGRQKYDELGKRPGMASPKQLRMIEAIWKEVSVFQSAKRRKAALSNFLHQRFNRISPLQIEAELVQRIFKTLQEMKLQKLETEKEYPQ, from the coding sequence ATGAATGACGCGGCAACGACATCGCAAATCAAGCAGATTCATATCTTGAAAAAAAATCTGGCCATTTCGGAGGAAAATTATCGTGCTTTCTTGTCAGGTTTTGGTGTTAGGAGTTCAAAAGACCTATCTTATCGAGGTGCCGGCGAAGTCATCCGAATGCTGTCGGCAGAGCAGGCAAAGTGCTCGCCGAATTCACCACAAAACCGTGACAAGCTCGCGGCTTCATACGGCTTCGGCAGGCAAAAGTATGACGAATTGGGCAAGCGCCCCGGCATGGCATCGCCCAAACAACTCCGCATGATTGAAGCGATTTGGAAGGAAGTTTCCGTTTTTCAAAGTGCCAAACGGCGTAAGGCGGCGCTTTCAAATTTCCTTCATCAGCGGTTTAATCGAATCAGTCCCTTACAGATTGAAGCTGAATTGGTGCAACGCATTTTCAAAACCTTGCAAGAAATGAAGCTTCAGAAACTCGAAACCGAAAAAGAGTACCCACAATGA
- a CDS encoding gp53-like domain-containing protein yields the protein MAHITEESIFHEKIYQIGTEDPVKGGTPVYSKDGENITSVTDGHANVQAKLLADRTQHLNEQLTALKNDIASGDYDESAGTLDARITALKNDIASGDYDESAGTIDSRLTAAEGEIDDILNPSNTMAQTGYCDLPGGLRLQWGYSYSGTDTSRQVSFPVSFTGDVYSVVCQTHTANSTIYVAGFTSSSFHTVLSDIGVVFSWIAIGKAA from the coding sequence ATGGCACACATCACGGAAGAAAGCATCTTTCACGAGAAAATCTATCAAATCGGCACCGAAGACCCGGTCAAGGGCGGCACGCCGGTCTATTCAAAAGACGGCGAAAACATCACTTCGGTCACGGACGGCCACGCCAATGTTCAAGCCAAATTGCTTGCCGATAGAACGCAGCATTTGAACGAGCAACTAACGGCGTTGAAAAATGACATCGCAAGTGGCGATTACGATGAAAGTGCAGGCACGTTAGACGCACGTATCACGGCGTTGAAAAATGACATCGCAAGTGGCGATTACGATGAAAGTGCAGGCACGATCGATTCAAGGCTCACTGCGGCGGAAGGGGAGATTGACGATATTTTGAATCCATCAAACACAATGGCGCAAACTGGTTATTGTGATTTACCGGGCGGCCTTCGATTACAGTGGGGATATAGCTATAGTGGCACCGACACTTCCAGACAAGTTTCATTTCCTGTTTCTTTCACTGGGGACGTGTACTCAGTTGTATGCCAAACCCATACTGCTAATTCAACGATTTATGTTGCCGGTTTTACCTCGTCAAGTTTTCATACCGTCTTGAGTGATATAGGAGTTGTTTTCTCATGGATAGCGATTGGTAAAGCAGCTTAA
- a CDS encoding DUF6364 family protein: METKVTLKLDKTLIDKAEAYASAHHLSLSEIVEMYLKRLVAEAGSSRAGEIEISPFVKSMATGVKLPTDIHPKDAYRDHLSEKLHS; the protein is encoded by the coding sequence ATGGAAACAAAAGTAACGCTTAAGTTGGATAAAACCCTGATTGATAAAGCGGAAGCTTATGCTTCGGCTCATCATCTCAGCTTATCAGAGATTGTGGAAATGTATTTGAAACGGCTCGTCGCTGAAGCTGGTTCAAGCCGAGCGGGCGAAATTGAGATTTCACCGTTCGTAAAAAGCATGGCAACCGGCGTGAAGCTCCCCACCGATATTCATCCTAAAGATGCTTATCGCGATCATTTATCTGAGAAATTGCATAGCTAA
- a CDS encoding phage tail sheath subtilisin-like domain-containing protein encodes MEIIEVSSGLKPIREVRSAVIGLVGTVSYADTYSGEKFTEYNTPTLVRSLKEARELFHVGTHEVTDEGVTSIVSNVSYSSILESLESIFAQGACTVLICVMNGSDFSAALTGFEESISLFGFEPKILIAPGFSHKSGILSQMLTAADKHKAVALVDVASLDNEKSTTDGAEYGGNNIAVDAAKTAVISGAFNTSDERCVLCYPRLLVAENNTTAKRWYSAFLAGVIANKDAEQGYWWSPSNTEINGILGLEQNISAGLSDANSDANSLNENGIVSVFAGFGTGYRTWGNRSAAYPASTAPHNFINGRRVSDVLLQSVQQAGLQFVDRPITDALIDSIKASVNAFIRSLVGRGALIDGECVYNAEDSTPADGHLIFGVNYMFPPPAERITIQSYVDINLLSTVGE; translated from the coding sequence GTGGAAATTATAGAGGTCAGCTCCGGCCTCAAGCCGATTCGCGAGGTGCGTTCGGCGGTTATCGGGCTTGTCGGCACGGTGTCTTACGCCGATACTTATTCGGGCGAAAAATTCACCGAATACAACACGCCTACGCTCGTTCGCAGCTTGAAAGAAGCGCGTGAACTTTTCCATGTCGGCACGCATGAAGTGACCGATGAAGGCGTGACATCCATCGTTTCGAACGTCTCTTATTCCAGCATTTTGGAATCGCTGGAAAGCATTTTTGCGCAAGGCGCTTGCACCGTGCTTATCTGCGTGATGAACGGCAGTGATTTTTCGGCGGCATTAACCGGATTTGAGGAGAGCATCTCCCTCTTCGGTTTTGAACCGAAAATCTTGATTGCGCCGGGATTTTCTCACAAGTCTGGAATCCTGTCGCAAATGCTTACGGCGGCAGACAAACACAAAGCCGTTGCCCTCGTGGATGTCGCTTCGCTTGATAATGAGAAAAGCACTACCGACGGCGCGGAATACGGCGGCAACAATATCGCTGTGGATGCTGCGAAAACAGCCGTTATCAGCGGCGCATTTAACACCTCCGATGAGCGCTGTGTGCTTTGCTATCCGCGATTGCTTGTTGCGGAAAACAACACGACGGCCAAACGCTGGTATTCGGCCTTCCTTGCCGGTGTGATTGCAAACAAAGATGCGGAGCAAGGCTACTGGTGGAGTCCTTCCAACACCGAAATCAATGGCATTCTGGGCTTGGAGCAGAACATCAGCGCCGGCCTTTCCGATGCCAATTCCGATGCCAATAGCTTAAATGAAAACGGCATCGTTAGCGTGTTTGCCGGGTTTGGCACGGGCTATCGGACTTGGGGCAACCGCTCGGCGGCGTATCCGGCCAGCACCGCGCCTCACAACTTCATTAACGGTCGCCGCGTTTCGGATGTGCTTTTGCAGAGCGTTCAGCAAGCCGGGCTTCAGTTTGTGGATCGCCCGATTACCGATGCGTTGATCGATTCCATCAAGGCCAGCGTCAATGCGTTCATTCGCTCGCTTGTTGGGCGCGGCGCTCTGATTGACGGCGAATGTGTTTATAACGCGGAGGACTCCACGCCCGCAGACGGCCACTTGATCTTCGGGGTCAATTACATGTTCCCGCCGCCCGCAGAACGCATCACGATTCAAAGTTATGTTGATATTAACCTTTTAAGCACAGTAGGAGAGTAA